One part of the Fusobacterium sp. DD2 genome encodes these proteins:
- a CDS encoding IS3 family transposase: MEGFFGNIKAEKYFLKKYNNLRDLKEDIRDYIRFYNEERLQRNLGNRSPYGYRRFKEKNVDN; the protein is encoded by the coding sequence ATGGAAGGATTTTTTGGAAATATAAAGGCAGAAAAATATTTTTTAAAAAAGTATAATAATTTAAGAGATCTTAAAGAAGATATAAGAGATTATATAAGATTTTACAATGAAGAAAGATTACAGAGAAATTTAGGTAATAGAAGTCCATATGGATATAGAAGATTTAAAGAAAAAAATGTTGATAATTAA